One stretch of Eupeodes corollae chromosome 2, idEupCoro1.1, whole genome shotgun sequence DNA includes these proteins:
- the LOC129947532 gene encoding pyruvate dehydrogenase [acetyl-transferring]-phosphatase 1, mitochondrial isoform X2, whose protein sequence is MILRENEFSHIFTDGENTLLGYESNQLASNKPVEDSRTEASFIHKNAFICGIFDGHAGSACSQVISKRLLRYIAAGLVDRKTLREEIAKGCTSQSFLKCHNDSEDFVKEIQKIYEESFSRYVNDIANTEMTPEEAMDKACLQLDSDMSDEALKHSDLRTIMAVAMSGAVACVAHIEGRDLSVVSTGDCAAVLGYQNDTGQWMSKKLSYEHNTDNVAEVKRILSEHPPQEADTVIRNDRLLSQLAPLRAFGDFRYKWSNEIMEKYVVSNYGENYMPPNYYTPPYLTAMPDIIQHQLTADDKFLVIASDGLWDFLSPNEVITLVGEHLSSKKFLDPLKLPDGDVTLGQISAILAKRKAGRQKKPLDQNSATHLIRHALGGTDYGIEHSKISYYLTLPQDVVRLYRDDITVTVIYFNSDYIKQLS, encoded by the exons ATGATATTGCGCGAGAACGAATTCTCGCACATTTTCACCGATGGCGAAAATACACTCTTAGGCTACGAGTCAAATCAGTTGGCATCGAATAAACCTGTCGAGGATTCTCGGACCGAAGCTAGTTTCATTCATAAGAACG CCTTTATTTGTGGTATCTTTGATGGCCACGCTGGTTCTGCATGCTCACAAGTTATCTCCAAAAGACTGTTGCGTTACATCGCCGCTGGTTTGGTGGATCGTAAAACGCTGCGTGAGGAGATAGCCAAAGGCTGCACTAGTCAATCATTTCTTAAGTGTCACAATGATTCG GAAGACTTTgtgaaagaaattcaaaaaatatatgagGAGAGCTTTTCACGATATGTGAACGATATCGCCAACACAGAAATGACTCCCGAAGAGGCTATGGACAAAGCGTGCCTGCAGCTGGACTCTGATATGTCCGATGAAGCCCTCAAACACAGTGACTTGCGGACAATCATGGCTGTGGCTATGTCAG GTGCTGTTGCTTGTGTAGCCCACATTGAAGGACGTGACCTCAGTGTGGTCAGTACCGGAGATTGTGCTGCCGTCCTCGGCTACCAAAACGATACCGGTCAATGGATGTCAAAAAAACTCTCCTACGAACACAATACGGACAATGTGGCTGAAGTCAAACGAATCCTGTCCGAACATCCCCCCCAAGAAGCTGATACTGTGATCCGGAATGATCGTTTGCTCAGCCAATTGGCACCGCTACGTGCTTTTGGCGATTTCCGCTACAAATGGAGCAACGAAATTATGGAAAAATATGTCGTGTCCAACTATGGCGAGAACTATATGCCACCTAACTACTACACTCCACCCTATCTGACGGCAATGCCCGACATTATCCAACACCAGCTAACAGCCGATGATAAATTTCTGGTCATAGCTTCGGATGGACTTTGGGATTTCCTTTCGCCAAATGAGGTCATTACTTTGGTTGGTGAGCATTTATCGTCAAAGAAGTTCTTGGACCCACTTAAGCTGCCTGATGGTGATGTGACCTTGGGTCAAATATCAGCTATTCTTGCAAAAAGGAA agcTGGCCGTCAAAAAAAGCCACTTGATCAAAATTCTGCCACTCATCTAATACGACATGCCCTCGGAGGAACAGATTACGGCATCGAACACTCGAAGATCTCATACTACTTGACCCTGCCACAGGATGTAGTTCGCCTCTATCGAGATGACATAACAGTCACAGTCATTTACTTTAATTCAGATTACATCAAACAACTCTCGTAG
- the LOC129947532 gene encoding pyruvate dehydrogenase [acetyl-transferring]-phosphatase 1, mitochondrial isoform X1, producing the protein MLAFQLRNAIYNIRFTTSAAHRQQNFSLTSTRWISSFQLTPYDVNMILRENEFSHIFTDGENTLLGYESNQLASNKPVEDSRTEASFIHKNAFICGIFDGHAGSACSQVISKRLLRYIAAGLVDRKTLREEIAKGCTSQSFLKCHNDSEDFVKEIQKIYEESFSRYVNDIANTEMTPEEAMDKACLQLDSDMSDEALKHSDLRTIMAVAMSGAVACVAHIEGRDLSVVSTGDCAAVLGYQNDTGQWMSKKLSYEHNTDNVAEVKRILSEHPPQEADTVIRNDRLLSQLAPLRAFGDFRYKWSNEIMEKYVVSNYGENYMPPNYYTPPYLTAMPDIIQHQLTADDKFLVIASDGLWDFLSPNEVITLVGEHLSSKKFLDPLKLPDGDVTLGQISAILAKRKAGRQKKPLDQNSATHLIRHALGGTDYGIEHSKISYYLTLPQDVVRLYRDDITVTVIYFNSDYIKQLS; encoded by the exons ATGTTAGCATTTCAGCTGAGAAATGCGATCTATAATATTCGCTTTACCACTTCGGCAGCCCATAGACAGCAGAACTTCTCCCTAACATCGACACGATGGATATCATCTTTTCAACTGACACCCTATGAT GTCAACATGATATTGCGCGAGAACGAATTCTCGCACATTTTCACCGATGGCGAAAATACACTCTTAGGCTACGAGTCAAATCAGTTGGCATCGAATAAACCTGTCGAGGATTCTCGGACCGAAGCTAGTTTCATTCATAAGAACG CCTTTATTTGTGGTATCTTTGATGGCCACGCTGGTTCTGCATGCTCACAAGTTATCTCCAAAAGACTGTTGCGTTACATCGCCGCTGGTTTGGTGGATCGTAAAACGCTGCGTGAGGAGATAGCCAAAGGCTGCACTAGTCAATCATTTCTTAAGTGTCACAATGATTCG GAAGACTTTgtgaaagaaattcaaaaaatatatgagGAGAGCTTTTCACGATATGTGAACGATATCGCCAACACAGAAATGACTCCCGAAGAGGCTATGGACAAAGCGTGCCTGCAGCTGGACTCTGATATGTCCGATGAAGCCCTCAAACACAGTGACTTGCGGACAATCATGGCTGTGGCTATGTCAG GTGCTGTTGCTTGTGTAGCCCACATTGAAGGACGTGACCTCAGTGTGGTCAGTACCGGAGATTGTGCTGCCGTCCTCGGCTACCAAAACGATACCGGTCAATGGATGTCAAAAAAACTCTCCTACGAACACAATACGGACAATGTGGCTGAAGTCAAACGAATCCTGTCCGAACATCCCCCCCAAGAAGCTGATACTGTGATCCGGAATGATCGTTTGCTCAGCCAATTGGCACCGCTACGTGCTTTTGGCGATTTCCGCTACAAATGGAGCAACGAAATTATGGAAAAATATGTCGTGTCCAACTATGGCGAGAACTATATGCCACCTAACTACTACACTCCACCCTATCTGACGGCAATGCCCGACATTATCCAACACCAGCTAACAGCCGATGATAAATTTCTGGTCATAGCTTCGGATGGACTTTGGGATTTCCTTTCGCCAAATGAGGTCATTACTTTGGTTGGTGAGCATTTATCGTCAAAGAAGTTCTTGGACCCACTTAAGCTGCCTGATGGTGATGTGACCTTGGGTCAAATATCAGCTATTCTTGCAAAAAGGAA agcTGGCCGTCAAAAAAAGCCACTTGATCAAAATTCTGCCACTCATCTAATACGACATGCCCTCGGAGGAACAGATTACGGCATCGAACACTCGAAGATCTCATACTACTTGACCCTGCCACAGGATGTAGTTCGCCTCTATCGAGATGACATAACAGTCACAGTCATTTACTTTAATTCAGATTACATCAAACAACTCTCGTAG
- the LOC129947400 gene encoding SUMO-conjugating enzyme UBC9-B has product MSGIAVARLGEERKAWRKDHPFGFVARPTKNPDGTLNLMIWECAIPGKKGTPWEGGLYKLRMIFKDDYPTSPPKCKFEPPLFHPNVYPSGTVCLSLLDEEKDWRPAITIKQILLGIQDLLNEPNIKDPAQAEAYTIYCQNRLEYEKRVRAQARAMAATE; this is encoded by the exons atgtcaggCATTGCTGTGGCTCGACTCGGTGAGGAAAGGAAAGCGTGGCGTAAGGATCATCCATTC GGCTTCGTAGCTAGACCAACAAAAAATCCCGATggaacattaaatttaatgatcTGGGAATGTGCTATTCCCGGAAAGAAGGGG actCCGTGGGAAGGAGGTTTGTATAAACTTCGTATGATTTTCAAAGACGATTACCCAACAAGTCCACCAAAATGCAAATTTGAGCCGCCACTTTTCCATCCAAATGTGTATCCATCCGGTACAGTTTGCTTATCATTATTGGACGAAGAAAAAGATTGGCGTCCAGCAATTACCATTAAACAAATTCTTTTAGGTATCCAAGACCTACTAAATGAGCCTAATATTAAGGATCCCGCGCAAGCTGAAGCTTATACAATTTATTG TCAAAACCGCTTGGAATATGAGAAACGTGTCCGAGCACAAGCCAGAGCTATGGCTGCTacagaataa